Proteins encoded together in one Planctomyces sp. SH-PL14 window:
- a CDS encoding AI-2E family transporter: MARIVSLLVLLFLIVILGITFFQVIAPFLLQLFLATIAAIMSQPLVRYFASKWPTHPRVVAGITTGTVLSIVMIPLMIGTIVAALQLFAFAQDVTSDDQWARFFNRIRTEAVAQTETVFERVTRLANQILPPDRRQTPEEVQAQVKAMVRDNLTEIGTRSLNVAGQALGTAAGTTAGIAALAVATAVSMATSLFIFSVALYYFLADGRALLNAAETMIPVPADYQRHMLKEFAGAVRAVVSATFLAALAQGIALTIGLWFFGFSHLALFLVAATLAALIPFVGTSLVWVPCAISLVVAGSWGNAVGLALWSIAVVGTLDNVVRTYALNNETKLHPLLALICVLGGLEVMGLWGVFIGPIVASCLHALIEIFNKELVQLTQERTPAIAAGPTATLSPDSTMPAPVPAAPAPAPTAGAPPASPA; this comes from the coding sequence ATGGCCCGGATCGTTTCGCTCCTCGTCCTCCTGTTCCTGATCGTGATCCTCGGGATCACGTTCTTCCAGGTCATCGCCCCCTTCCTGCTGCAACTCTTCCTGGCCACCATCGCGGCGATCATGTCCCAGCCGCTCGTCCGCTACTTCGCCTCCAAGTGGCCCACACATCCCCGCGTCGTCGCCGGCATCACCACGGGAACCGTCCTCTCGATCGTGATGATCCCCCTGATGATCGGGACGATCGTCGCCGCGCTACAGCTCTTCGCCTTCGCTCAGGACGTCACCAGCGACGACCAGTGGGCCCGTTTCTTCAACCGCATCCGCACAGAGGCGGTGGCCCAGACGGAGACGGTCTTCGAACGGGTTACCCGGCTCGCCAACCAGATCCTCCCTCCTGATCGGCGGCAGACGCCGGAAGAAGTCCAGGCCCAGGTGAAAGCCATGGTCCGCGACAACCTCACCGAAATCGGGACCCGCTCGCTCAACGTCGCCGGACAGGCGCTCGGCACCGCGGCCGGCACGACCGCCGGCATCGCGGCGCTCGCCGTCGCCACCGCGGTCTCGATGGCGACGAGCCTGTTCATCTTCTCAGTCGCGCTCTACTACTTTCTGGCGGACGGCCGGGCCCTGCTCAACGCCGCCGAGACGATGATTCCGGTCCCGGCCGACTACCAGCGGCACATGCTGAAAGAGTTCGCCGGGGCGGTCCGGGCGGTCGTTTCCGCGACCTTCCTGGCGGCCCTCGCGCAGGGGATCGCCCTCACGATCGGCCTGTGGTTCTTCGGGTTCTCCCACCTGGCGCTGTTCCTCGTCGCGGCGACGCTGGCCGCGCTGATTCCGTTCGTCGGCACATCGCTCGTCTGGGTTCCGTGCGCCATCAGCCTGGTCGTCGCAGGCAGCTGGGGCAATGCGGTCGGCCTGGCCCTGTGGAGCATCGCCGTCGTTGGAACGCTCGACAACGTGGTCCGGACCTACGCCCTCAACAACGAGACCAAGCTCCACCCGCTGCTGGCCCTGATCTGCGTCCTCGGAGGGCTCGAGGTCATGGGCCTGTGGGGCGTGTTCATCGGGCCGATCGTCGCCTCCTGCCTGCACGCCCTGATCGAGATCTTCAACAAGGAACTCGTCCAGCTGACGCAGGAGCGAACGCCCGCCATTGCCGCCGGTCCGACCGCGACGCTCTCGCCCGACTCGACAATGCCCGCTCCCGTGCCGGCCGCTCCGGCCCCCGCCCCTACCGCCGGTGCGCCGCCGGCCTCTCCCGCGTGA